From the Octadecabacter antarcticus 307 genome, one window contains:
- a CDS encoding protein meaA, whose translation MSQTQKDQDIETSDRQADRPWLFRTYAGHSTAKASNELYRGNLAKGQTGLSVAFDLPTQTGYDSDHLLARGEVGKVGVPICHLGDMRALFDDIPLEKMNTSMTINATAPWLLALYIAAAEEQGADVSALQGTVQNDIIKEYLSRGTYICPPAPSLRMITDVAAYTREHLPKWNPMNVCSYHLQEAGATPEEELSFALATAIAVLDDLKGKVPADAFPAMVGRISFFVNAGIRFVTEMCKMRAFVELWDEICLARYGVKDPKFRRFRYGVQVNSLGLTEQQPENNVYRILIEMLAVTLSKDARARAVQLPAWNEALGLPRPWDQQWSLRMQQILAFETDLLEYDDLFEGNPAVERKVAALKMGAMAELGQIDSMGDMQAKIEYMKSRLVESNAARIAGIESGATTVIGVNKFQNGEQSPLTAGDDAIMVSDPAAEADQLARLTAWKAERNADVVSAALAALKAAALSDTNIMIPSIAAAKAGVTTGEWAEVIRNAFGQYRGPTGVSNNPSNQTEGLDEIRDRVSAVSAKLGRKLKFLMGKPGLDGHSNGAEQIAARARDCGMDITYEGIRLTPDEIIEAVVRDDVHVVGLSILSGSHIPLISEMMEKMRAQGLGHIPVVVGGIIPDEDATVLAAMGVARIYTPKDFQLNRIMDDIVTLADPPGADLSGSNPADATAQ comes from the coding sequence ATGTCGCAGACGCAAAAAGATCAGGACATTGAAACATCCGATCGCCAAGCCGATCGTCCGTGGCTTTTTCGCACTTACGCTGGCCATTCTACAGCGAAAGCATCCAACGAACTTTATCGCGGCAATCTGGCTAAGGGTCAGACAGGTCTGTCCGTCGCGTTCGATTTGCCCACACAAACAGGGTATGACAGCGATCATCTGCTGGCCCGTGGCGAAGTCGGAAAAGTCGGCGTTCCTATCTGCCATTTGGGTGATATGCGCGCATTGTTTGACGACATCCCGCTTGAAAAAATGAACACGTCGATGACAATCAATGCCACGGCGCCGTGGCTGCTGGCGCTTTATATTGCAGCCGCCGAGGAACAAGGAGCGGATGTTTCGGCGCTACAAGGCACGGTTCAAAATGACATTATTAAAGAATATCTGTCACGCGGTACTTATATCTGTCCGCCTGCCCCGTCCCTGCGCATGATCACCGACGTGGCGGCCTATACCCGTGAACATCTGCCCAAATGGAACCCGATGAACGTCTGTTCGTACCATCTGCAAGAAGCAGGCGCGACGCCAGAAGAAGAATTGTCTTTTGCGCTGGCCACCGCAATTGCGGTTCTCGACGATCTTAAGGGTAAAGTCCCCGCTGATGCATTTCCCGCTATGGTCGGGCGTATTTCCTTTTTCGTAAATGCAGGCATACGTTTCGTTACCGAGATGTGTAAAATGCGCGCGTTTGTCGAATTGTGGGACGAGATTTGCCTGGCACGCTATGGCGTAAAAGACCCGAAATTCCGTCGTTTCCGCTACGGAGTGCAGGTGAATTCCCTTGGCCTGACCGAACAGCAGCCTGAAAATAATGTTTACCGTATCCTGATCGAAATGCTGGCAGTGACACTGTCAAAAGACGCGCGCGCCCGCGCTGTGCAATTGCCCGCATGGAACGAAGCACTGGGATTACCGCGCCCTTGGGATCAACAATGGTCACTTCGGATGCAACAAATCCTCGCGTTTGAAACTGACCTTTTGGAATACGACGACCTGTTCGAAGGCAATCCTGCGGTTGAACGCAAAGTCGCAGCGTTGAAAATGGGCGCAATGGCGGAATTGGGCCAAATCGACAGCATGGGCGATATGCAGGCAAAGATAGAATACATGAAATCGCGGCTGGTTGAATCCAACGCCGCACGAATTGCAGGCATTGAATCCGGTGCCACTACTGTCATTGGTGTTAATAAATTCCAGAACGGCGAACAGTCCCCGCTCACGGCTGGGGATGATGCGATTATGGTCAGCGATCCGGCGGCGGAAGCCGATCAATTGGCGCGGTTGACGGCTTGGAAAGCAGAGCGCAATGCAGATGTTGTCTCAGCGGCTCTCGCCGCGTTAAAGGCCGCCGCGCTCAGTGATACTAACATCATGATCCCGTCAATCGCCGCTGCCAAAGCAGGTGTCACAACGGGCGAATGGGCCGAGGTTATCCGCAACGCGTTCGGCCAGTATCGCGGACCGACGGGTGTGTCCAACAACCCGTCAAATCAAACTGAAGGCCTCGATGAAATCCGTGACCGCGTCTCAGCTGTCAGCGCAAAACTCGGCCGAAAGCTCAAGTTTCTGATGGGCAAACCGGGGCTGGACGGGCATTCAAACGGTGCCGAACAGATTGCAGCGCGGGCCCGCGATTGCGGCATGGATATCACCTACGAAGGTATTCGCCTGACCCCTGACGAAATCATAGAAGCCGTCGTTCGCGATGACGTCCATGTTGTCGGTCTTTCTATTTTGTCGGGCTCCCACATTCCGCTAATTTCCGAAATGATGGAAAAAATGCGCGC
- a CDS encoding 1-acyl-sn-glycerol-3-phosphate acyltransferase — protein MMTPIAIPLWLLILVLLFAAVTFASHFLFPSVRWFFRRRAERVVARVNLRLQKPIEPFKLARRYDTIQRLVYDPEVIVAINEYAQTEGVREDVAFEKAHHYAREIVPSFSATAYFSFGMRVAKWLSRFLYRVRIGQFDRAKYDAIDKDATIIFVMNHRSNMDYVLVTYLVSRAGALSYAVGEWARVWPLSTMIKMMGGYFIRRRSRRKPSARGLYRKVLARYVQMATAGGVTQAVFPEGGLSLNGAMSDPRLGILSYIIDDFDPSGRNVVFVPVALNYDRVLEDRFLIKADQSGVRRFRPPLFTVLGGVAGYLWARLRGKMTTFGTANVSFGHPLSLRDFVESHDGSTKSVGQELMVRIADVIPLLPVPLVSRAVLAGANSEDTIAAHIQQDLKLLPATVAAPRRTPEQMTTAGMANLRRRGIIAKGDIIAVVDGETPVLAYYANSIAHHFPVPKRRQKFLQES, from the coding sequence ATGATGACCCCTATTGCGATCCCCCTTTGGCTGCTGATTTTGGTCCTGCTGTTCGCGGCGGTGACCTTTGCGTCGCATTTCTTGTTTCCGTCCGTGCGTTGGTTCTTCCGGCGCCGCGCTGAAAGGGTCGTGGCGCGTGTAAACTTGCGGCTGCAAAAGCCGATTGAACCGTTCAAGCTTGCACGCCGTTACGACACGATCCAACGGCTGGTCTATGACCCCGAAGTTATTGTCGCGATCAACGAATATGCCCAAACGGAAGGCGTACGTGAAGACGTGGCGTTTGAAAAAGCCCACCACTATGCCCGCGAAATCGTGCCGTCCTTTTCTGCCACGGCCTATTTCTCATTCGGGATGCGGGTCGCAAAATGGCTGTCGCGATTTCTGTATCGCGTGCGCATCGGCCAGTTTGACCGCGCCAAATATGATGCGATTGACAAAGATGCGACGATAATCTTCGTCATGAACCACCGATCAAACATGGATTATGTGTTGGTCACCTATCTCGTGAGCCGTGCGGGTGCGCTGTCTTATGCGGTCGGGGAATGGGCGCGGGTCTGGCCGTTGTCGACGATGATTAAAATGATGGGTGGCTATTTCATCCGCCGCAGATCGCGCAGGAAACCCTCGGCGCGGGGCCTCTATCGCAAGGTCTTGGCGCGTTATGTGCAGATGGCGACGGCGGGTGGCGTCACGCAGGCGGTTTTCCCCGAAGGCGGGCTGTCGCTGAACGGCGCGATGTCTGATCCGCGTCTTGGTATCCTGAGCTATATTATTGACGATTTTGATCCCAGCGGGCGCAATGTGGTCTTCGTGCCTGTGGCGTTGAACTATGATCGCGTCCTTGAAGATCGCTTCTTGATCAAAGCGGACCAATCGGGCGTGCGTCGTTTCCGCCCCCCGCTGTTCACTGTTTTGGGTGGTGTTGCAGGCTATTTGTGGGCGCGGCTGCGCGGCAAGATGACAACCTTTGGCACAGCCAATGTCAGTTTTGGCCATCCGTTGTCCCTGCGCGATTTTGTTGAATCCCACGACGGTTCGACGAAGTCTGTCGGTCAGGAATTGATGGTACGCATCGCAGATGTGATTCCGCTATTGCCTGTCCCACTGGTCAGCCGTGCTGTGCTAGCGGGGGCCAATTCCGAGGACACAATCGCTGCGCATATCCAACAGGATTTAAAGTTGCTGCCAGCCACAGTCGCCGCGCCGCGCCGCACACCTGAACAAATGACCACCGCGGGCATGGCGAACCTGCGACGTCGCGGCATCATTGCGAAAGGCGATATCATCGCTGTGGTGGACGGCGAAACCCCAGTGCTGGCCTATTACGCCAATTCCATTGCACATCATTTCCCAGTGCCAAAGCGACGTCAAAAGTTCTTGCAGGAAAGCTGA